The Oncorhynchus tshawytscha isolate Ot180627B linkage group LG08, Otsh_v2.0, whole genome shotgun sequence genome window below encodes:
- the LOC121838619 gene encoding inverted formin-2-like, producing MSVKSDGKRKWATVRGHLGSSQDSDTQLEANLESADPELCILMLQVPSVVNYSGLKRRLEGSEESWMVQFLELSGLDLLLEALDSLSGRGCSRIADALLQLTCVSCVRAIMNSSSGINFIVENEGYIRKLSQALDTSNTMVKKQVFELLSALSMFSSDGYRLAMDALDHYKGVKTQQYRFSVIMNELQATDNVPYMVTLLSVINAIIFGTDDLQQRDKMRKEFIGLQLLDILPKLR from the exons ATGTCAGTGAAGTCGGACGGGAAGAGGAAGTGGGCGACAGTGAGGGGCCATCTGGGCTCCTCCCAGGACTCAGACACCCAGCTGGAGGCCAACCTGGAGAGTGCAGACCCAGAGCTGTGCATCCTCATGCTCCAGGTGCCCAGTGTGGTCAACTACTCTGGGCTGAAGCGTCGTCTGGAGGGCAGCGAGGAGTCCTGGATGGTCCAGTTCCTGGAGCTGAGTGGGCTGGACCTGCTGCTGGAGGCCCTGGACAGTCTGTCTGGGAGGGGCTGCTCCCGCATCGCAGATGCCCTCCTGCAGCTCACCTGTGTCAGCTGTGTCCGGGCCATCATGAACTCCTCGTCTGGGATCAACTTTATCGTGGAGAATGAGGGCTACATCCGCAAACTCTCCCAAG CCTTGGACACGTCCAACACCATGGTGAAGAAGCAGGTGTTTGAGCTGCTTTCTGCCCTGAGCATGTTCTCCTCTGATGGGTACCGTCTGGCCATGGATGCCTTGGACCACTACAAG GGTGTGAAGACCCAGCAGTATCGCTTCAGTGTGATCATGAACGAGCTGCAGGCCACAGACAACGTGCCCTACATGGTCACCCTCCTCAGTGTCATCAACGCCATCATCTTTGGGACAGATGACCTGCAACAGAGAGATAAGATGCGCAAGGAGTTTATTG GATTACAGTTACTTGATATACTGCCCAAATTGAGGTGA